A single Syngnathus acus chromosome 8, fSynAcu1.2, whole genome shotgun sequence DNA region contains:
- the LOC119126067 gene encoding delta(24)-sterol reductase-like gives MDLKTEFYPLWLCPFLLPPGRGMVHPKSDEEELYVDIGTYGEPKVKHFEATASTRRLEKFVRDVHGSQMVYADVYIDRDEFWEMFDGQLYQKLREELGCKDAFPEVYDNICKAARH, from the exons ATGGACCTGAAGACTGAAT TTTACCCTCTCTGGCTCTGCCCGTTCCTCCTACCACCCGGCAGGGGCATGGTGCACCCCAAAAGTGACGAGGAGGAACTGTACGTGGACATCGGTACCTACGGCGAGcccaaagtcaaacattttgagGCAACGGCGTCTACGAGGCGGCTGGAGAAGTTTGTTCGAGACGTCCACGG GTCCCAGATGGTGTACGCCGACGTCTACATTGACCGCGACGAGTTCTGGGAGATGTTTGACGGGCAGCTGTATCAGAAATTGAGAGAGGAGCTCGGCTGCAAGGACGCTTTCCCCGAAGTTTACGACAACATTTGTAAAGCCGCCAGACACTGA